The sequence TTCACGACCTGCTCCACCACGTTGCGCAGCTCGCGCACGTTGCCCGGCCATGGGTACTGGGCCAGCAGTGCGCGCGTCTGCGCCGACAGCGCGCCCGGGGGCTTGCCCATCCGCCGCAATACCGTGTCGATGAGGAGGGGGATGTCCTCGGGCCGCTCGCGCAGCGGTGGCAGGGTGACGCGCAGCACGGCCAGCCGGTGGAACAAGTCCCTGCGGAACTTGCCGGCCTTCACCGCGCCTTCGAGATCCACATGCGTGGCCGCGACCACGCGCATGTCCACGGTGCGGTAGTCGTTGGCCCCTACCCGCTTCAGCTGGCGCCGCTCCAGGACGCGCAGGAGCCGGGGCTGAAGCTCCAGCGGCAGCTCCCCCACTTCGTCCAAGAAAACGGTGCCTCCGTTGGCCCGCTCGAAGGCTCCCATCCGGTCCCCGTGGGCTCCGGTGAAGGCTCCCTTCACGTGGCCGAACAGCTCGGACTCGATGAGCGACGGGGCCACGCCGGCCAGGTCGACGATGACGAACGGGCCCTGGCTGCGTCGGCTCTGCTGATGGATGGCCTCGGCGCACAGCTCCTTGCCCGTGCCCGTCTCTCCCTGCACGAGTACATCCGAGTCCCCCGCCGCCAGTCGCTCCAGCAGGGTGAACAGCTCGCGCATGGGCCGGCTGTCTCCCACCAGCGCACCAAACGACTCCCGAGAGGAAGGAGGAATGATGCGCTCGCGAGCCTCCTCAGGCACCAGCTTGAACTCGGTGGTGCCCACCTGGAGGACCGCGCCGATGCGAACCTCGAGCTCGGAGAAGCGCATCTGCTCGCAGAAGGAGCCATTGCGCGAGCCCGCGTCCACGGCCCGCACTCCGTCCTCACGCACCTCGAGCCGCAGGTGCTGGCGCGAGACAGTCTTGTCGCTCAGCGCAATCTCGCACGAGGGCGACGAGCCAACCTGGTAATGGCCGGGCTCGAGCGGCACGCTACGGCCCACGTCCGGCCCGGAGATCACCAGGAGCTTCAGCCGTACTCGCGCGGAGCCGCGCACCTGCTCGAGGGGAGTGGTCTCCGACTCAACGAGATCTTCTTCCTCTGGAGACACAGGTGCCAAGCGCGCGGATGCTAACACACGCCGTGCGCGAGACACCCGCCGCCATCCGAGCCACCGAGGCGCGGCTCAGCAGGGATCGCCGAGGATCTTCTTGCCGATGCCCGGCTGGCGCAGCTCGGCCCGCATGACGTGGTCGAAGACGCGCCGATCCCGAGGGAAGGGACTGGCCTGGAGGGCCTCGAGCACGTCGAGCGCCTTGTGATCCCCCTTCCGCTTGAGCCACAGGAGCCGGTTCGCGAAGTCCGCCGCGGACATGCGGTGGGGAGCCACCGGCTGGCTGTAGTAGCCAGGGCGCATCCCATCGTGACCGAAGGAGTTGATGCCGGACCCGAGCTCGTAGCGCGCATTCCCACCGGCCATGACAGCCGTGGAGCCGCCCTTCTGGCCGCCGTAGTCGATGCCGAGCTCGTAGTCGTGGCGCGCCTCACGGCGGGCCATGATTCCCATGGGGCCGTCCCTTCGGCCCGGTGCATCCAGGCTCGCTTGCCGGAGCGTACCGGCTCCGCCGGAGGGCTTGGAGACATTGCCGGGCGGAGCCACGGGGATGAGCACCCCGCCATCGGGCGGCGCACGGCGCACGAGCCCATGGAGCTTCTGGGGTGAAATCTCCTGCTGCGTCCGGGCCAGTGGATCCGAGATGCGGTAGTTGCCCTCGGGCGTCATGCCGCGAATCAGGATGTAGTGCGCGCTCTGCTTGCCCGTCTTCGGGTCGACCGACTCCACCTGGGCAATGAGCTTGTCTCCCTGACGCAGATGCTGTTGCAACTGAGCATCCGTATAGGAGCTGGACAGCGCCGGGCCTCCCAGGGGGAGGTTGACGCGCGCGAGCATCTTGGTCAGGTCCTGGGGCGACGTCCCGTTCCGCGACACCAGGCCCGCGGAGAGCTCCTGGATGAGCCGGGCATCACTCAGCCCACCATTCCTGTTGGCCCCCCGGGCCAGCATCGCCACTACGGCGGGACCACAGAACGAGGCTCCGTTGACGTAGCCCTCGTTGGCCCCCTCCGGGCGGAGCTGGTTGATGTGCGGGATGTTCAGCCAGTCGCCCTTCTTCCCGCCCCCCTTGTTCGTGCTCGTGGCAACGGCCTGAGGCACGAAGGGGAAGTTGCGCGCGAGTTGAAGGGCCACAGGTCCGCTCCTCTGGATTCACTCCACGAAGGTATTCTCGCGAAGAGGAGCACAATGTTGCCTGCCATGCGCACATGTGCGCCCGGACCCCGGCGACCGCGGATCATTTGACCGGGCCGTGACGTCGGGGGTCAGTGACCGCCAGCGGACAGTTGGTCGAACGCCGCGATGACCTCCGGGGGGGCCTGGACCAATTCGATGAGCACGCCCTCGCCGCTGAAGGGGAACGGGTCGTTGCCCTTGGGGTGGACGAAGCAGATGTCGAAGCCCGCGGCGCCCTTGCGGATGCCTCCCGGGGCGAAGCGAAGGCCCTGGGCCTCCAGCCACTTCACGGCGCCGGGCAGGTCATCCACCCACAGGCCCACGTGGTTCAGCGGCGTCTCGTGGACGCGGGGCTTGCCCTCGGGGTTGATGGGCTGCATCAAGTCCACCTCCACCTTGAAGGGACCTGCGCCCGCGACGACGATGTCCTCGTCCACGTTCTCGCGCTCGCTGCGGTAGGTGCCGTGGGGCGTCAGCCCCAACAGGTCCACCCAGAGCTTGCGCAACGGGCCCTTGTCGGCCCCACCGATGGCGATCTGCTGCACTCCGAGGATGCGAAATGGCCTGGCGGTCTGCATGGGCCGGCACCCTGCCAAACGACTCGGGGGCAGACAAGGACGGCGGTCGCGCCATACGACCCGGGCCGGGGAAAATTCACGGGAATAGACCCATTCCCGAAGTCGTGCGTTTCGAGCCGGCGACCTACCTGCCGTCCTTGGAGACCGCATGACGCCGACCTCGCTGAAGCGCCGCCTGTCCGTGTGGGGAAGTGCTCTTATCGTCACCTGCACGCTGCCCGGCTGCATGAGCGCCCGGGCCCCCGACGCGAGCACCGAGGTGGACACCGCCTATCGTCCCCGCACGCAGACCGAGGCCTCGGCGGCCCCTCGTGAGGCCGCGAAGCCCGCGGCCAGGTCGGTGGACTTCGCGGATGACACCGTCGAAGGCGAGCTGCTGCCCCCCGATTCCCTGAGCAAGGGCAAGGAAGAGTCCCGCGTTGCCCGCGCGCCCGCTCCGGCGCCTGTCTCCGCTGCGTCCGGCGCCGTCATGGCCGAGCCCATGGTCGCGCCCATGACGCCCCCTCCCCCGCCCTCCACGTCCGTGGCGCGCCGCGAGCCCCCCGGGAAGGCGAAGCCCCAGCAGCCGTACGCGGACAAGAAGGTGATGAAGGACCTGGACGGCCAGGACGAGGCAGACCGCATGTCCGCCGAGCGTGGCAACACGTTCGAGGCGTGGAAGCCCAACCTCTTCGTGGAGACGGTGAAGGACCCGCTGTCCACCTTCGCGGCGGACGTGGACACCGCCTCGTACACCGTGGCGCGCCGCTACCTCGTCCAGGGCAACCTGCCGCCGGCCTCCGCTGTTCGCGTGGAGGAGTTCGTCAACTACTTCAAGTATCGCTACGCGCCGCCCGAGACGGGGGCCTTCACCGTCCACCTGGAGGGTGCGCCGTCGCCGTTCGACTCCAAGCGCCACTTCGTGCGCGTGGGCGTGCAGGGCAAGGTCATCTCGCGCTCGCAGCGCAAGCCGGCGCACCTGGTGTTCCTCGTGGACACGAGCGGCTCGATGAACTCTCAGGACAAGCTGCCGCTCGCGAAGGAGGCCATCAAGATCGCGGTGAAGAACCTGAACGAGAACGACACGGTGGCCATCGTCACCTACGCGGGCTCGACGAAGGACGTGCTGCCGCCGACGCCGGCCACGGACGTGAAGAAGATTCAGGACGCGCTCGACTCGCTCCAGTCCGGCGGTGGCACGGCGATGGGCTCGGGCATGGAGCTGGCGTACAAGCATGCGGTGAAGAAGGCCTCGGGCAGCGTGGTGTCGCGCGTGGTGGTGCTCACGGATGGCGATGCCAACATCGGCCCCAACCTGACGCCGCAGTCCATGCTGGAGAACATCCAGAAGTACGTGGCCGAGGGCGTCACGCTCACCACGGTGGGCTTCGGCATGGGCAACTACCGCGACGACATGATGGAGAAGCTCGCGGACAAGGGCAATGGCAACAGCTTCTACGTGGACAGCTACAAGGAAGCGAAGAAGGTCTTCGAGACGCAGCTCACGGGCACGCTCGAGGTCATCGCCAAGGACGTGAAGCTCCAGGTGGAGTTCAACCCGGTGGCCGTGCGTCGCTACCGGCTGCTCGGGTATGAGAACCGCGACGTGGCGGACAATGATTTCCGCAACGACAAGGTGGACGCGGGAGAGATTGGCGCGGGCCACAACGTCACCGCGGTGTATGAGGTTGAATTGACGGGGGACACGAAGGAGGCGCTGGCCACGGTGCGCGTGCGCGCCAAGGCGCCGAATGGCACCGAGGCCTCCGAGCAGGCCTTCCCCTTCCAGCGCTCCATGATGCGCCAGTCGTTGGAGGCCGCGTCGCCGGACTTCCGCTTCGCCGTGGCCGTGGCGTCCACCGCGGACATCCTCCGAGGGAATCCGGCCGCGGAGGGCTGGAGCCTGACCACCGCGCAGAAGCTCGCGGAGGGTGCCACGGCGGGCGATGCGGACCGGAATGAGTTCGTGCGGCTGGTCACGCAGGCCCGTGCACTGATGGGGGCGTCGGCTCGGGGGAACTGACGCGCGGATGGGGCATATACGGGGGAAGTGAAGAGGCCCCAGGTTCCGCGAGGAGCCTGGGGCTTCTTGCTGTGTAGAGGCGACGGGAATCAAAACCGAATCCTGAATCCAGTGCGGAGCCCGCACCACTGGCCTATGACAGCATCCGTCATGTCCGATGCCGTCCAGCCCGAGCGTGCCTTCATCTCCTATGCCTCGGGAGATCGCAGCCGTGTGCTCCCTATCCTCGATGACCTCCGTGCCCTGGGAACGTCCTCCTGGCTCGACATCCGCGAGGTCCGCGCAGGCGACCGGCTCACGGCAACTCTCTTCAACAACATCGAGAAGTGCGCGTCAGTCGTGGTCATGCTCACCAAGGCGAGCGCGGGCAGCGAATGGGTGAAGCGCGAGGTGGCACATGCCCTCGCGGTCGCGGAGCGTGGCCATGCGCTGCGTATCATCCCGTGCCGAATCGAGGCGTGCGAGCCCCTCGCCTCGCTGAACGACTTCGTCTTCGCCGACTTCACCACCAGCTACGCGTCCGGCATGCGGGAGCTCCTCGGTGGCCTCTTTCGAAACCGCGAGGTCGTGAACTGCCGGATCGACCCCACCCAGCCCCTGCAGTTGCTGGAAGCGGAGCTGCGCCCCGCCCTGGCCCATGCGCTGGCGGCGCGTGAAGGAATCCCGGAGCTCATCTTCCACCTCGACGCCACCGACCTGCGTACGGAGCTGAGGTCCATGGGGAATCCATACTCCGGAATGCTGGCCAGTCTCCCGCGCGCCCAGGCTGACTATCTGCTGGCAGAGGTTGCGAGTAACCACGACCAGGCGCCCCTGCTTCTGAGAAACCTGCCCGTCGCGCTCGGCACCGTTGCACGAGAGGTCTTCTCTGCATGGCAGCGTCGGCCAGGCCTGGAGGAGATGCTCGTCGCGGTGCTTCAAGCCACTGCCTGGCTCGTCCTCTACGACTACTGGCGCATCGTCCGCGGGCTCGTTGGTCGTGACTTCACCCGGCTCAAGACGGTCCAGGGCGAGGTGCTCCAGCACGTCTTCGACGACCCGGCGGCCCAGAACCACATCGACGCAGGCGCGTCGATGACGCTCTTCCGCTGCGCCTTCGAGGAGCTTCGCGAGCTTGGATTGAAGGGGCGCGCCCCTGTAGCGGATGGCCGTCTCTGGGTGCCTGACGTCGGCATTCCAAGCGACACACTGGAGCACATGCGGCATCACCTCCACCCCATTCCGCCCTCCAGCGAGATCCTCGACTTTCCCTGGCTGCTCTACTTTGTTCCCGGCCTTGCCCGTTCACACGTATGGAACTGCTCCCATGCGGGACTGCGACTGGCGGACAATGCCGACCGATTCTCCGTCAGCAAGCAGGACTACGCTCACATGGGCCCGACGTGAAGCCATCCCAGGCTGCCCCCTTCCTGGATGAACCAGTAGATCCACACGAGGAGATCATCGACATTCCGGTAGTCCATCTCACCTTCGACCTCCGCGGCCCAGACCTCACGAGCGCCGCACCGCTTCAATCAGCTGGGCAAGAAGCGCTCGAGTCCAGGGCCGCGTGCCGCCGAGCTCCAGCCGTGCCAACGATGGCTCAGCGGACGACATAGACACGGCGGCGGAACTGCCGCGCGAAGTAGTAGCACAGCGCAAGCCGCTCCTCGGCGCTGCGGTACCAGAAGTACTCCTGCCCCTCGAACATGAAGCGCTTCTTCAGCGGCGCCCCGGCCGGTGGTTCGCGGCAAATCAGCTTCAGGCGCGTACCGCTGCCCATCGCGATGCCGGCCTCAATCAACGTATTGCGATTGTCGTCCGAGACGTCTGCGATCATCACCGCGGCACGCCGGATCCGGTCGATGATTGCGGTCTGCACGTTGTCGCCCGCGAGGCGCTCGCCCCGCACGCAGCGCATGTTGCTCGCCCGCTCGACCACCGACACGATGTCGTCCGTCTCTGCCGGGTCGCCGCGCAGCGAGCCAGCGAAGAAGACGAATGCGCCTGTGTCGCCATGGGGCTTGTGCTGGAGCTCCTCGTCGAATGCGCTGAGCACTTCGGCCAGCTCCGCGCGGCCTTTCGCGCCCGGCTCGAGCGTGACAGCCGATCCGCGAGAAGCTCCGATCAGCAGGTCTCCCGGCACGTTGACGCCAGGCTCGGCCAGCAGCAGCAGCGGTTTGCCGATGCGCAGCGCCAGGCGCGCCTCGTCGAGGATGAAGGGCGAGGTGGCGCCCTCGGGCTGCTCCGGGACATGTGGCAGCAACGCCACCACGCCGCGTGTAGTGCGTTGAATGGCTTCGATGCGCCGTTCACCGAGGTACTTCAGGTTCGGTGCGTCGCCCACCAGGCGCCAGCCCGCGTCGCGCAGCACCGGCAGGGCATCCTCGCGCATCAAATTCGACGGGCGGCTCCACGGCACTGCGAGGTAGACGTCCTCGTCATTATCAAAGCGATGGGGCACGTCCGAGGACAGCGAGCGCAACAGCCGCGCGACCTGCGCCGCGCCGCTCTGGCGGAAATCCACGATCTCCGCCACGTTGAACCAGCCCGGCAGGTCGACATCATCCAGCCGCAGACAGACGATTTCGAACCCGTCGTGCATGCGCTGCTCGGACAAGGAGACTTCGTACTCGTTCCTGCACCAGGTCGACTGCTTCCACGCATTGGACAGGCAGAACAGGGCGCCGCGTGAATTGCGTATTGCCCCCGCGAGCAGATCGGTCGACCGCAGCGCGGCGTTGCCGTCGGCACCGTCGAACCAGATTCGAAGCCCGCAGACGCGCTTGAGCAGGTCGACGAGCGTCGCGACCCGGGCGAGATCCGCGTGGCCGTAGCTGACGAAGAAGTCTTCGTCGCGCTTCTGCAGCTTGATGCCTGGCATGAGCAGCCTTCAGGGACGCGGCGAGGCGTCTGCTTCGTTGCCTCGGCCGATGCTGCCACAGCGTGCGGAGCAACCGCCACACCGAGCACGGGAGCGGCATCCTGTCCGGGTGCGTCCGACTGGGCGCACATGCGCCGCAAATTCTCGGAGCCGAAGCAATTCGCGCCCCATGCGAGCATGGTGCTGGAGCCCATTGGCGAAGTGTATGTCACTCACCCGTGTCCCATCGCAACGCAGTTGCGTCCTCGGGGAACGCAGGTCGGAGGGAGCTCTTCCATCCGAGTGCCGTGTACCTCCGTAATGGATGTCCCTCGATTGTGGCATGTGCCTTGCGTCCCGACACCGCGACAAATCAAGGAGCGCCCGAACGATGAACACCACGCGTAGCAACTGGATGTCCTCCGTCGACGGGTCCCAGTCGTTGACCCACCTGTCCATCCCAGGCACGCACGACAGTGGCTCCATGTTCTACATCCCTGGCCACGACTTCGACCAATGCCAGAACATGGTCTTCCTGACGCAGATGCAGAACGGTGTGCGGTTCCTCGATATCCGTCTGGTTTACCATGTATCGGCCCAGGGCGGCGTCAACTTCGCGGTTCATCACTCCTACGACTACCAGGGGTCGTACTTCGACCAGGCCTCCGACTACTCGGACAACCCGAACTGCACGCAGTTCGTGCTCCAGTCGTGTCTCCAATTCCTGCAGGAAAATCCATCCGAGTGCATCATCATGTCGATCAAGCAGGAGAAGCCCGAGGTGCCCCTCGCGGTGTTCGAGGAGGCATTCCGGGCGCTCCTGCGGAAGTACGACCGTGAGGGCAAGTACTGCTGGGTCGACAATCGGGTTCCGACGCTCGACGAGGTCCGGGGGCGCATCGTCATCGTGAGCCGGCTCAACACAGGCTCAGGGGCTGCCAACTACGGCATCCTCTGGCCCAATTGGGACAAGGGGATTTATCAACAGGACGGGGTCGACGTGGAGGACCATTACGAAGACGCGCTCTATGCGAAGTGGGGCAAGGTCAGTGACCACCTCGACAAGGCGTCAGGCAAGGTCGCCAAACCCTCTGGAGGCACCTACGGCGGGCCTACGGACAACTTCTGGTACGTCACCTTCGTGAGCTGCACCCCCAACCCGATGTTCATGGCGGGGATGCTGAATCCGATGCTCGTGGAATACCTGAAGGCCCCCCAGAACGCCCCGGCCACGGCTCATCGACTCGGCACCGTCTTGATGGACTTCCCGGAGCAGCAAGCCATCGACAAGATCATCGATTATTCCCAACTGGCGTACCCCGCTCCCAATGTCGTCGACCGGTGGACCGGAACCAGTTGGTTGCCATTGGCGTGCAGCGAACCGGCCCGCATCTCGGTGGGGCCGAGCGGTGAGGCGTACGTGGTCAACACGACCAACGATGTGTCGCGGCTCAATGGCAGCACCTGGACCCCGCTGGCAGGCAAAAAGGCGACGGACATTGGCGTCGGGCCCGACGGCAGCGTCTGGAGCATCGGCGTGGATGGCGGCCCGAATCCGATGACAGGCGGTCATCGCATCTACAAATGGAACGGCGCCACGTGGGACCTGTGGCCTACCGGCGCCGGGCTCCGCATCTCGGTGGGACCGAACGGCCGGCCGTACGTGGTCAACGCCACCAACGACGCCTGGGCCTGGAACGGTACCGCATGGAGCCGGCTCTTCGGCGCCAAGGTGACCGACATCGGCGTCGGCGCCGATGGCAGCATCTGGGCCATTGGCTGGCCCGAGGTGCCGACCTTCGCAACCGCCATCTACAAGCACACCTGGACCGAGAGCGAACCCAACCGCTACTACTACGACGACCTGGACTACAACGGCAACGATTGGAGCAGCGGCACCCTGTATTGGTATGGAGTGAAGGGCCCGAACGTCGTTCCCGGTGCGGCGACCGCGGTGCCTGTCTATCGGCACAAGCTCGGCAATGAGCCGAGATACCGTTACAACCTGCAGCAGCAGGGCAGCGGCGACTGGAGCGCGGGAGTCATTGCCTTCTACGCATACACCCAGGCGAACCAGGCCCCCGGCCTCGTGCCCATGTACGAGCACCAGTACGGCACCGGTCCGGACTACTATTACGACTTGAAGCAGAGCAACAGCTACGGCTGGAGCACCGGGCAGGTGGTTTGTTACGTCATCGACCCTCGCCCCTACGCCAGGCCCACCACTCCCGACTTCCGAATCTACAAATGGGAAGGCTCCGCGTGGTACCTGTGGCCTACCGGCACGGGGCGGCGCATCGCGGTGGGCCCGAACGGGAGGCCGTACGTGGTCAACTCCGAAAACGAAGTCTGGTATTGGGACGGCGCCACCTGGATCCAGCGCACGGGTGCCAGGGCGCTCGATATCGGCGTCGGCGCCGACGGCACTGTCTGGATTACAGGCTGCTGAGGAACGCCACCTCCGTCCCGTCCGGGGACTCAGTCGCCGCAGGTGGCCACGTCGTCGTTGCCCGTGATGCTGAGCTGCTCGGGGATTCCCTTGTACGTGCCCGCCGCGAGCGCCGTGGCGAGGCACGTCGGCAACTTCGGGTTCCCGGTGACGGTGAACGACTGGCTCACCTGGCTCAGCGCGGGCAGGTCGAACCGGTCGAGCTTCGGGTTGTCCACCACCCGAAGCGACTTGACCAGCCCCAGCGAACGCAGCCCCACGAGGCTCGTCAGGGCCGTGTTCCCCTCCACGCTCAGCGTGTCCAGGCTCCGCACCCCGGCGAGCCACGACACATCAACCAGGGCCTCGTTGTTCTCGAGGTAGAGCGAGGACCCGATGCTTCCCGGGCTGAGTCCATTCAGGGACCGCAATGACTTGTTCCGCGCGATGCCGATGCTGCCTGC comes from Pyxidicoccus parkwaysis and encodes:
- a CDS encoding sigma 54-interacting transcriptional regulator; this translates as MRGSARVRLKLLVISGPDVGRSVPLEPGHYQVGSSPSCEIALSDKTVSRQHLRLEVREDGVRAVDAGSRNGSFCEQMRFSELEVRIGAVLQVGTTEFKLVPEEARERIIPPSSRESFGALVGDSRPMRELFTLLERLAAGDSDVLVQGETGTGKELCAEAIHQQSRRSQGPFVIVDLAGVAPSLIESELFGHVKGAFTGAHGDRMGAFERANGGTVFLDEVGELPLELQPRLLRVLERRQLKRVGANDYRTVDMRVVAATHVDLEGAVKAGKFRRDLFHRLAVLRVTLPPLRERPEDIPLLIDTVLRRMGKPPGALSAQTRALLAQYPWPGNVRELRNVVEQVVNLGEEALPEMTSDPLEHSTGAGAADLELPFKEAKERLIEGFERDYLRSLMERCEGNISRASREAGVDRFYLRKLLKKHGLDAH
- a CDS encoding C39 family peptidase, which encodes MALQLARNFPFVPQAVATSTNKGGGKKGDWLNIPHINQLRPEGANEGYVNGASFCGPAVVAMLARGANRNGGLSDARLIQELSAGLVSRNGTSPQDLTKMLARVNLPLGGPALSSSYTDAQLQQHLRQGDKLIAQVESVDPKTGKQSAHYILIRGMTPEGNYRISDPLARTQQEISPQKLHGLVRRAPPDGGVLIPVAPPGNVSKPSGGAGTLRQASLDAPGRRDGPMGIMARREARHDYELGIDYGGQKGGSTAVMAGGNARYELGSGINSFGHDGMRPGYYSQPVAPHRMSAADFANRLLWLKRKGDHKALDVLEALQASPFPRDRRVFDHVMRAELRQPGIGKKILGDPC
- a CDS encoding VOC family protein: MQTARPFRILGVQQIAIGGADKGPLRKLWVDLLGLTPHGTYRSERENVDEDIVVAGAGPFKVEVDLMQPINPEGKPRVHETPLNHVGLWVDDLPGAVKWLEAQGLRFAPGGIRKGAAGFDICFVHPKGNDPFPFSGEGVLIELVQAPPEVIAAFDQLSAGGH
- a CDS encoding vWA domain-containing protein — its product is MTPTSLKRRLSVWGSALIVTCTLPGCMSARAPDASTEVDTAYRPRTQTEASAAPREAAKPAARSVDFADDTVEGELLPPDSLSKGKEESRVARAPAPAPVSAASGAVMAEPMVAPMTPPPPPSTSVARREPPGKAKPQQPYADKKVMKDLDGQDEADRMSAERGNTFEAWKPNLFVETVKDPLSTFAADVDTASYTVARRYLVQGNLPPASAVRVEEFVNYFKYRYAPPETGAFTVHLEGAPSPFDSKRHFVRVGVQGKVISRSQRKPAHLVFLVDTSGSMNSQDKLPLAKEAIKIAVKNLNENDTVAIVTYAGSTKDVLPPTPATDVKKIQDALDSLQSGGGTAMGSGMELAYKHAVKKASGSVVSRVVVLTDGDANIGPNLTPQSMLENIQKYVAEGVTLTTVGFGMGNYRDDMMEKLADKGNGNSFYVDSYKEAKKVFETQLTGTLEVIAKDVKLQVEFNPVAVRRYRLLGYENRDVADNDFRNDKVDAGEIGAGHNVTAVYEVELTGDTKEALATVRVRAKAPNGTEASEQAFPFQRSMMRQSLEAASPDFRFAVAVASTADILRGNPAAEGWSLTTAQKLAEGATAGDADRNEFVRLVTQARALMGASARGN
- a CDS encoding toll/interleukin-1 receptor domain-containing protein; this translates as MSDAVQPERAFISYASGDRSRVLPILDDLRALGTSSWLDIREVRAGDRLTATLFNNIEKCASVVVMLTKASAGSEWVKREVAHALAVAERGHALRIIPCRIEACEPLASLNDFVFADFTTSYASGMRELLGGLFRNREVVNCRIDPTQPLQLLEAELRPALAHALAAREGIPELIFHLDATDLRTELRSMGNPYSGMLASLPRAQADYLLAEVASNHDQAPLLLRNLPVALGTVAREVFSAWQRRPGLEEMLVAVLQATAWLVLYDYWRIVRGLVGRDFTRLKTVQGEVLQHVFDDPAAQNHIDAGASMTLFRCAFEELRELGLKGRAPVADGRLWVPDVGIPSDTLEHMRHHLHPIPPSSEILDFPWLLYFVPGLARSHVWNCSHAGLRLADNADRFSVSKQDYAHMGPT
- a CDS encoding toll/interleukin-1 receptor domain-containing protein, giving the protein MPGIKLQKRDEDFFVSYGHADLARVATLVDLLKRVCGLRIWFDGADGNAALRSTDLLAGAIRNSRGALFCLSNAWKQSTWCRNEYEVSLSEQRMHDGFEIVCLRLDDVDLPGWFNVAEIVDFRQSGAAQVARLLRSLSSDVPHRFDNDEDVYLAVPWSRPSNLMREDALPVLRDAGWRLVGDAPNLKYLGERRIEAIQRTTRGVVALLPHVPEQPEGATSPFILDEARLALRIGKPLLLLAEPGVNVPGDLLIGASRGSAVTLEPGAKGRAELAEVLSAFDEELQHKPHGDTGAFVFFAGSLRGDPAETDDIVSVVERASNMRCVRGERLAGDNVQTAIIDRIRRAAVMIADVSDDNRNTLIEAGIAMGSGTRLKLICREPPAGAPLKKRFMFEGQEYFWYRSAEERLALCYYFARQFRRRVYVVR